In Streptomyces sp. NBC_00569, a single genomic region encodes these proteins:
- a CDS encoding MFS transporter yields the protein MNDVQHSSLPRRGGLGLLVLFVAAFLTITTETLPMGLLPQMSKGLGTSESQVGLLVAVYAFVIMVVTLPLASWTARWPRRRLFLVIMAAFAVSNLLMALAPSFPVAIVGRVVAALVHGVLWSMMAAYATRMVTPERAGRAVATVYAGNSAALSLGVPLGTAMGNALGWRSAFVALAVVAAVITALAPALLPHAPGARSSDSSVTKAFRIPGVLAIALATTLIMLGHFTLYTYVAPYLAHAGVTEQAVSPVLFAFGVAGIAGVWCAGLLVDRRPRGALLGAVGIMVLALAALAAFGSFTPATIALTVVWGLAYAALPTFLQSAALKAAGAAQAAASALFIIGFNLGIGGGSLVGGQILDHLGAPALPAVAAVLAVLAWLLVLGARTSAFPRSPRFRSVVGAGSTPEPAPARGTTEPRPEASVQS from the coding sequence GTGAACGACGTACAGCACTCTTCCCTGCCCCGACGGGGCGGTCTCGGCCTCCTCGTCCTGTTCGTGGCCGCCTTCCTGACCATCACCACCGAGACCCTGCCGATGGGGCTCCTTCCACAGATGAGCAAGGGCCTGGGGACCTCCGAGTCGCAGGTCGGCCTGCTGGTCGCGGTGTACGCCTTCGTGATCATGGTGGTGACCCTGCCGCTCGCCTCGTGGACCGCCCGCTGGCCGCGGCGTCGGCTCTTCCTTGTGATCATGGCGGCCTTCGCCGTGAGCAACCTGCTGATGGCCCTCGCACCGAGCTTCCCCGTCGCGATCGTCGGCCGCGTGGTCGCCGCACTGGTGCACGGGGTGCTCTGGTCGATGATGGCCGCGTACGCCACCCGCATGGTCACCCCCGAACGGGCCGGTCGCGCGGTTGCCACTGTCTACGCGGGCAACAGCGCGGCACTGTCCCTCGGCGTCCCCCTGGGGACAGCCATGGGCAATGCGCTGGGCTGGCGATCGGCCTTCGTCGCGCTGGCCGTGGTGGCCGCGGTGATCACGGCGCTGGCCCCGGCCCTGCTGCCGCATGCCCCCGGCGCCCGCTCCAGCGACTCCTCGGTCACCAAGGCCTTCCGGATCCCCGGAGTCCTGGCCATTGCGCTGGCCACCACCTTGATCATGCTGGGCCACTTCACCCTCTACACCTACGTCGCGCCGTACCTGGCGCATGCCGGTGTCACCGAGCAAGCGGTCAGCCCTGTGCTGTTCGCCTTCGGCGTCGCCGGGATCGCGGGGGTGTGGTGCGCGGGCCTGTTGGTGGACCGGCGTCCGCGCGGTGCCCTGCTGGGCGCGGTGGGCATCATGGTCCTCGCCCTCGCGGCGCTGGCTGCTTTCGGCAGTTTCACGCCGGCGACGATCGCTCTGACCGTGGTGTGGGGGCTGGCCTACGCGGCCCTGCCGACCTTCCTGCAGTCGGCCGCGCTGAAGGCCGCGGGGGCCGCGCAGGCCGCCGCCTCCGCCCTCTTCATCATCGGCTTCAACCTCGGCATCGGCGGGGGATCGCTGGTCGGCGGGCAGATCCTGGACCACCTGGGCGCACCCGCGCTCCCCGCCGTGGCAGCCGTACTCGCCGTACTCGCCTGGCTCCTGGTCCTCGGAGCGCGCACCTCGGCCTTCCCCCGGAGCCCGCGTTTCCGCTCGGTCGTCGGGGCCGGGTCCACCCCCGAGCCCGCACCGGCCCGCGGCACCACCGAGCCTCGTCCCGAGGCATCCGTCCAGTCCTGA
- a CDS encoding MFS transporter, producing MSAPAARAPGKLPFVVWVLAAGTFLMGTTEFVIAGILPDIAPDLGASVSHAGLLITAFAVGMIVGGPTMALATLRLPQRLTLVLALTVFAAGHVIAALTSSFTIVLAARFVAALATGAFWAVGFVIATTAAGPANATRAVSAVMGGLTLANVVGVPAGSLAGHVTGWRGLFWALAALAALAAAVIGRFLPRTQQRPQVSVRDEIRALRQGRLWLALAAAVLIMGGVLAVYTYITPLLTDRAGIPEGAVPLVLIAFGAGALGGTAIGGRFGDRRPMVTTIPAAAATALILLALIPLSTSPAGAVAPIFLMALAGFTINPVVTALTVRFAGDAPTLASALTTSAYNTGIAAGSALAGQALASSLGVTGPALVGAVLAGLTLLPLIALAVTTRRATTRTVAHCTPDRTAPAARTTTDTAPARS from the coding sequence ATGTCCGCTCCCGCCGCTCGCGCGCCGGGCAAGCTGCCCTTCGTCGTGTGGGTGCTCGCCGCCGGCACCTTCCTGATGGGCACCACCGAATTCGTCATCGCCGGGATCCTCCCGGACATCGCCCCCGACCTCGGAGCCAGCGTCTCCCACGCCGGCCTGCTGATCACGGCCTTCGCCGTCGGCATGATCGTCGGCGGGCCGACCATGGCCCTGGCCACCCTGCGCCTGCCCCAGCGCCTCACCCTCGTCCTCGCCCTGACCGTCTTCGCCGCCGGGCACGTCATCGCAGCACTCACCAGCTCCTTCACCATCGTCTTGGCCGCCCGGTTCGTCGCCGCGCTGGCCACCGGCGCGTTCTGGGCCGTCGGGTTCGTCATCGCCACCACCGCCGCCGGGCCTGCGAACGCCACCCGGGCCGTCAGCGCGGTGATGGGCGGCCTGACCCTGGCCAACGTCGTCGGCGTCCCCGCCGGGTCACTGGCCGGTCACGTCACCGGCTGGCGCGGACTGTTCTGGGCCCTGGCCGCACTCGCCGCACTGGCCGCCGCCGTCATCGGCCGCTTCCTCCCCCGAACGCAGCAGCGCCCCCAGGTTTCCGTTCGGGACGAGATCCGGGCGCTGCGGCAGGGCCGCCTGTGGCTGGCCCTGGCCGCCGCCGTGCTGATCATGGGCGGGGTTCTGGCCGTCTACACCTACATCACCCCGCTGCTGACCGACCGCGCCGGCATCCCCGAGGGTGCCGTACCTCTGGTGCTGATCGCGTTCGGAGCCGGCGCGCTGGGCGGCACCGCGATCGGCGGCCGGTTCGGCGACCGCCGACCGATGGTCACGACGATCCCGGCAGCCGCGGCGACCGCGCTGATCCTGCTCGCGCTGATCCCGCTGTCCACCAGCCCGGCCGGTGCCGTCGCCCCGATCTTCCTCATGGCACTGGCGGGATTCACGATCAACCCGGTCGTTACCGCCCTCACTGTCCGCTTCGCCGGCGACGCCCCCACCCTGGCCTCCGCGCTGACCACGTCCGCGTACAACACCGGCATCGCCGCCGGCTCCGCGCTCGCCGGTCAGGCCCTCGCTTCCTCCCTCGGCGTGACCGGCCCCGCCCTGGTGGGCGCCGTCCTCGCCGGGCTGACCCTGCTGCCGCTGATCGCCCTGGCCGTCACAACCCGGCGCGCCACGACGCGCACCGTCGCCCACTGCACTCCCGACAGGACCGCCCCCGCAGCACGCACGACCACGGACACGGCACCGGCGCGGAGCTGA
- a CDS encoding cyclophilin-like fold protein: protein MHLRLTIGGHTVDATLNESATARDFAALLPLTLDLDDFQGTERVADLPRKLSTDGAPESSVPKAGDLAFYAPWGNLALFYRDGHPSPGLVIFGHLTDQDDIARLANADRVRIQPAT, encoded by the coding sequence ATGCACCTTCGCCTCACGATCGGCGGCCACACCGTGGACGCCACCTTGAACGAGAGCGCCACCGCGCGGGACTTCGCCGCGCTACTGCCGCTCACCCTCGATCTCGACGACTTCCAGGGAACCGAGCGCGTCGCCGACCTGCCGCGCAAGCTGAGCACCGACGGCGCCCCCGAATCGTCCGTCCCCAAGGCAGGCGACCTGGCGTTCTACGCGCCGTGGGGCAACCTGGCGCTCTTCTACCGCGACGGCCACCCCTCACCGGGCCTGGTCATCTTCGGTCACCTCACCGACCAGGACGACATCGCACGCCTGGCCAACGCCGACCGCGTCCGCATCCAGCCCGCCACCTGA
- a CDS encoding nuclear transport factor 2 family protein, translating into MTSHNHDSRAHRTAKDVLAVLETLANGWANGDTSALAGLFSESSKLHSSAHGKARGASDIAAVFSTDFAPDSAQPFAITTTNHYVGGNDERAVLTSYLYGISPQSGPAASVFGATLLADLVRTDVGWHIETLRLSIPWTDGDPARFDKWTLPSVEGWKLGDPTPTIVSELDSPWARGIPDLHPDDAIRQAEDFYSRYSWAIDQGDIALLSDCFTEDAFGSFPPMGDRQGRHDVIGQMKSFRRLWPWMQHFGRPLKITVDEAGTTGHLVVGRIIPQQPTTPTGRDLYGAHYQLDLRRENGTWRISRFDYIPGWISTTEE; encoded by the coding sequence ATGACCTCCCACAACCATGACTCCCGCGCACACCGGACGGCTAAAGACGTGCTCGCCGTACTGGAGACCCTCGCCAACGGCTGGGCGAACGGCGATACGTCCGCGCTGGCCGGCCTCTTCAGCGAGTCGAGCAAGCTGCACTCCAGTGCGCACGGCAAGGCTCGCGGCGCCTCGGACATCGCCGCCGTGTTCAGCACGGACTTCGCCCCGGACTCGGCCCAGCCCTTCGCCATCACCACCACCAACCACTACGTCGGCGGCAACGACGAGCGGGCGGTCCTGACCTCCTACCTCTACGGCATCAGCCCGCAGTCCGGCCCGGCCGCCTCGGTCTTCGGCGCGACGCTTCTGGCCGACCTCGTCCGCACTGACGTCGGCTGGCACATCGAGACCCTGCGGCTGTCCATCCCATGGACCGACGGCGACCCGGCCCGGTTCGACAAGTGGACCCTCCCGTCCGTCGAAGGCTGGAAGCTCGGCGACCCGACGCCCACCATCGTGAGCGAACTCGACTCGCCCTGGGCCCGCGGCATCCCGGACCTCCACCCCGACGACGCCATACGCCAGGCCGAGGACTTCTACTCGCGCTACTCCTGGGCCATCGACCAGGGCGACATCGCGCTGCTGAGTGACTGCTTCACCGAGGACGCCTTCGGGTCGTTCCCACCGATGGGCGACCGCCAGGGGCGGCACGACGTCATCGGGCAGATGAAGTCCTTCCGCCGCCTGTGGCCCTGGATGCAGCACTTCGGCCGCCCACTGAAGATCACCGTCGACGAGGCCGGCACCACCGGGCACCTCGTCGTGGGCCGCATCATCCCCCAGCAGCCGACCACGCCCACCGGCAGGGACCTCTACGGCGCCCACTACCAGCTGGATCTCCGCCGCGAGAACGGCACTTGGCGCATCTCCCGCTTCGACTACATCCCCGGCTGGATCTCCACGACGGAGGAGTAG
- a CDS encoding KUP/HAK/KT family potassium transporter: protein MADRRQEPSSDDGSPSRTLDTRRTSARDTVRLAVVIGALGVVFGDSMITPAISVLSAVEGLKVVEPSLEDAVVPITAVIIVILFLVQRRGTAAVVFQSYDVEILLSPPQASKANAVCNEPWAPCAARSSTGS from the coding sequence ATGGCCGATCGCCGACAGGAACCCTCCTCGGATGACGGATCCCCATCGCGGACACTGGACACGCGTCGGACGAGCGCGCGCGACACGGTGCGCCTCGCCGTGGTCATCGGTGCTCTCGGCGTGGTCTTCGGCGACAGCATGATCACTCCGGCGATCTCGGTGCTGTCCGCGGTCGAGGGACTCAAGGTCGTCGAGCCGTCACTGGAGGACGCGGTCGTGCCCATCACCGCGGTGATCATCGTCATCCTGTTCCTGGTGCAGCGCAGGGGAACCGCCGCCGTGGTCTTCCAGTCCTACGACGTGGAGATCCTGCTCAGCCCACCTCAAGCATCGAAGGCGAACGCGGTCTGCAACGAGCCGTGGGCACCCTGCGCCGCGAGATCCTCGACCGGATCCTGA
- a CDS encoding LLM class flavin-dependent oxidoreductase: MKHLRDIPLSLLNLAPIRKGGTATEALHETIELACKAEEFGYHRYWIAEHHNTSAVASSATSVLIGQVAAATERIKVGSGGIMLPNHAPYVVAEQFGTLASLYPGRIDLGLGRAPGTDPWTAQALRRGEATAKDFPAQVTEVRRYLGPGAPTRRVRAIPGEGTNVPLYILGSSTFGAALAAQEGLPFVFASHFAPDQLHAALDVYRSNFRPSESLAAPHAIVGVNVVAADTDRDAQRIFTTLQRKFLTLIRGELQNLPPVDDIDQLWSEHEAAAVGSMVRISAVGSPATVRQGLDDLVKSAQPDELIVLTETWDFKDRIRSYELLAELKNA; the protein is encoded by the coding sequence GTGAAGCACCTGCGTGACATTCCGCTGTCTCTGCTCAACCTCGCCCCCATCCGCAAGGGCGGCACCGCCACCGAGGCGCTGCACGAGACCATCGAACTCGCCTGCAAGGCCGAGGAGTTCGGCTACCACCGCTACTGGATCGCCGAGCACCACAACACGTCCGCCGTCGCTTCCTCGGCGACCTCCGTCCTGATCGGCCAGGTGGCCGCGGCCACCGAGCGGATCAAGGTCGGGTCCGGCGGCATCATGCTGCCCAACCACGCCCCGTACGTCGTCGCCGAGCAGTTCGGCACCCTTGCCTCGCTCTACCCCGGACGCATCGACCTGGGCCTGGGCCGCGCCCCCGGCACCGACCCCTGGACCGCGCAGGCCCTGCGCCGAGGCGAAGCCACCGCCAAGGACTTCCCCGCCCAGGTCACCGAGGTGCGCCGCTACCTCGGTCCCGGTGCGCCCACCCGCCGGGTGCGCGCCATCCCGGGCGAGGGCACCAACGTGCCGCTGTACATCCTCGGCTCCTCCACCTTCGGCGCCGCCCTGGCCGCGCAGGAGGGCCTGCCCTTCGTCTTCGCCTCGCACTTCGCGCCCGACCAGCTGCACGCCGCGCTGGACGTATACCGGAGCAACTTCCGCCCCTCGGAGAGCCTCGCGGCGCCGCACGCCATCGTCGGTGTGAACGTCGTCGCCGCGGACACCGACCGCGACGCCCAGCGGATCTTCACCACCCTGCAGCGCAAGTTCCTCACCCTGATCCGCGGCGAACTGCAGAACCTGCCACCCGTCGACGACATCGACCAACTGTGGTCCGAGCACGAGGCCGCCGCCGTTGGCTCCATGGTCAGGATCTCCGCCGTCGGCTCGCCGGCCACTGTCCGCCAGGGCCTGGACGACTTGGTCAAGAGCGCGCAGCCCGACGAACTGATCGTCCTGACCGAGACCTGGGACTTCAAGGACCGCATCCGCAGCTACGAACTCCTCGCGGAGCTGAAGAACGCATGA
- a CDS encoding MerR family transcriptional regulator, whose product MTYHTMKIGELSRHTGVSTRLLRYYEQQDLLHPDRQPNGYRDYPESSIQRVQQIRDLLQAGLSTEVIREIVPCFLGAGTSLRPMVDPALAANLARELGEIERRIDTLTRNRDAIRAYLTVASQAA is encoded by the coding sequence GTGACGTACCACACCATGAAGATCGGCGAACTCTCCCGCCACACCGGAGTCTCCACCAGGCTCCTGCGCTACTACGAGCAGCAGGACCTCCTGCACCCCGACCGCCAGCCCAATGGCTACCGGGACTACCCCGAGAGCTCGATCCAGCGCGTGCAGCAGATCCGCGACCTGCTCCAAGCGGGGCTGAGCACCGAGGTCATCCGAGAGATCGTGCCCTGTTTCCTCGGCGCGGGCACCTCCCTGCGCCCCATGGTCGACCCGGCGCTGGCCGCGAACCTCGCCCGCGAGCTCGGCGAGATCGAGCGGCGCATCGACACACTGACACGCAATCGCGACGCCATCCGCGCCTACCTGACGGTCGCGAGCCAGGCGGCGTAG
- a CDS encoding SDR family NAD(P)-dependent oxidoreductase, whose product MTTFALVGAGPGLGLACARRFGASGHTVALLARRPNHLVPLVDELGRDGIQARGYTADVLDPESLTTALRRAGEELGPVEILQFSPVPRADFMKPVLDTSPADLDDPVAFSIKGPLTCVNAVLPGMRALGRGTLLFVNGGSAVRPHPERAGTSIAFAGESAYAAMLHDALAGENIHAAQLIVPGAISPDSERSSPSALAERLYSLHTDRDGFRHYAEPMPD is encoded by the coding sequence GTGACGACTTTCGCCCTCGTCGGCGCCGGTCCCGGCCTCGGCCTGGCCTGCGCCCGCCGCTTCGGCGCCTCCGGCCACACCGTCGCCCTCCTCGCGCGCCGCCCCAACCACCTCGTCCCGCTCGTGGACGAGCTGGGCCGAGACGGTATCCAGGCCCGCGGCTACACCGCCGACGTCCTGGACCCCGAATCCCTCACCACCGCCCTGCGACGGGCCGGTGAGGAACTGGGGCCGGTGGAGATCCTGCAGTTCAGCCCAGTGCCCCGCGCCGACTTCATGAAGCCGGTCCTCGACACCAGCCCGGCCGACCTCGACGACCCCGTCGCCTTCTCCATCAAGGGCCCGCTGACCTGTGTGAACGCGGTGCTACCCGGGATGCGGGCGCTCGGGCGCGGCACGCTGCTGTTCGTCAACGGCGGCAGCGCGGTCCGCCCGCACCCCGAGCGGGCCGGCACCTCGATCGCGTTCGCCGGCGAGAGCGCGTATGCGGCGATGCTCCACGACGCGCTCGCGGGCGAGAACATCCACGCCGCCCAGCTCATCGTGCCCGGAGCCATCAGCCCGGACTCCGAACGCTCCAGCCCGAGCGCGCTGGCCGAGCGGCTGTACAGCCTGCACACCGACCGGGACGGCTTTCGGCACTACGCCGAACCGATGCCCGACTGA
- a CDS encoding universal stress protein, with translation MKVVGLPLVVGVDGSESSMRAVDWAADEAVLRGVPLRLVYASLWERYEGAALAETLGRPSEQVLADDILDTAARRAHRRDSDLKVTTEVLPEDAVSALLHEGRNACALVLGSRGRSGVAEVLLGSVCLAVAAHADCPVFVLRGSHDNQARTGMLHTIALGVGEEQQNSEAVRFAFQEAQRRGAALDAVRAWRCPAHESVDHPLLAGEPARLHEERAVEILESALSEFAAEYPSVELRRRTAEGPARRVLLDASMRADLLVVGALRRRSHLGLQFGQVAHTALHHSRCPVAVVPQWG, from the coding sequence GTGAAGGTTGTGGGACTTCCCCTGGTCGTGGGTGTCGACGGCTCCGAGTCGAGCATGCGCGCGGTGGACTGGGCGGCGGACGAGGCCGTCCTGCGCGGGGTGCCGCTACGGCTGGTGTACGCGTCGTTGTGGGAGCGCTATGAGGGAGCAGCGCTCGCCGAGACCCTCGGCAGGCCTTCGGAACAGGTGCTGGCCGACGACATTCTTGATACCGCGGCGCGGCGCGCCCACCGCCGTGACAGCGATCTGAAGGTCACCACCGAGGTGCTGCCCGAAGACGCGGTCAGCGCTCTCCTACACGAGGGGCGGAACGCCTGTGCCCTGGTGCTTGGATCGCGTGGCCGCAGTGGTGTCGCCGAGGTGCTGCTCGGCTCGGTCTGCCTCGCGGTGGCCGCCCACGCCGACTGCCCCGTGTTCGTGCTGCGCGGCAGTCACGACAACCAGGCCAGGACCGGGATGCTGCACACAATCGCTCTCGGAGTCGGCGAGGAGCAGCAGAACTCGGAGGCCGTGCGCTTCGCCTTCCAGGAGGCACAACGCCGTGGAGCCGCTCTCGATGCGGTGCGGGCCTGGCGCTGCCCGGCGCACGAGTCGGTCGATCATCCGCTGCTTGCGGGAGAACCCGCCCGCTTGCACGAGGAGCGGGCGGTGGAGATCCTGGAGTCGGCGCTGAGCGAGTTCGCGGCGGAGTACCCATCGGTGGAACTGCGTCGACGGACTGCCGAGGGGCCCGCCCGCAGGGTGCTGCTGGACGCCTCGATGCGGGCCGACCTACTGGTTGTCGGTGCCCTGCGGCGCCGGAGCCACCTTGGTCTTCAATTCGGCCAGGTCGCGCACACGGCCCTGCACCATTCGCGATGTCCCGTCGCCGTCGTTCCGCAGTGGGGCTGA
- a CDS encoding LysE family translocator — protein sequence MPTHLPAFVATVWLLTMLPGAGQAVMVRQTLAGGHRRARATIAGNATGLLVWSTAAATGLSAVLMTNPDVYEVLRAAGGCVLVVLGVTTLRAARKAAGADTPSVEAERPRRWRAAFLSGLGTALGNPKAGVFAISVLPQFVTPDGPVLLSSLALGALWTAINVSWYLLFTWAVGRGGTFFSRPAVRRGLSIGTGVVLVLLGVGVAAGV from the coding sequence GTGCCCACTCACCTGCCCGCCTTCGTGGCGACTGTCTGGCTGTTGACCATGCTTCCCGGTGCAGGCCAAGCGGTCATGGTCCGGCAGACCCTGGCGGGCGGCCACCGCCGGGCGCGCGCCACCATCGCGGGAAATGCCACCGGACTGCTGGTCTGGTCCACGGCTGCCGCGACCGGCCTGTCTGCCGTCCTCATGACCAACCCAGACGTATACGAAGTGCTTCGAGCGGCGGGCGGTTGCGTCCTGGTGGTTCTCGGCGTCACCACCCTCCGTGCGGCCCGCAAGGCCGCAGGCGCCGACACGCCCTCTGTGGAGGCAGAAAGGCCCAGGCGGTGGCGTGCCGCCTTTCTTTCGGGGCTCGGCACCGCCCTTGGCAACCCCAAGGCAGGCGTGTTCGCCATCTCCGTACTGCCTCAGTTCGTCACCCCCGATGGCCCGGTGCTGCTGTCCAGCCTCGCCCTCGGCGCGCTCTGGACCGCGATCAACGTCAGCTGGTACCTGCTCTTCACCTGGGCCGTCGGCCGGGGCGGCACCTTCTTCTCCCGGCCCGCTGTGCGCCGAGGGCTGAGCATCGGCACGGGCGTGGTCCTGGTCCTGCTCGGTGTGGGCGTCGCCGCAGGGGTGTGA
- the ppk2 gene encoding polyphosphate kinase 2 encodes MAGEKAAKVPRAAYERELLRLQTELVKLQEWVRTEGARLVVVFEGRDAAGKGGTIKRVAEHLNPRVARTVALPKPTERERGQWYFQRYVEHLPAAGEIALFDRSWYNRAGVEHVMGFCTKEEYQLFLRQCPVFERMLIEDGVLLRKYWFSVSDAVQQERFSRRLEDPTRRWKLSPMDLESISRWEAYSRAKDQMLVHTDTSDAPWFVVESDDKRRARLNMIAHLLESVPYHEVPPPVLELPPRPASTGYERPPRDLQTYVPDHAAGI; translated from the coding sequence ATGGCCGGCGAGAAGGCCGCGAAGGTGCCGCGCGCGGCGTACGAGCGGGAGCTGCTGCGTCTTCAGACGGAGCTGGTGAAGCTTCAGGAGTGGGTACGCACCGAGGGCGCCCGGCTGGTGGTCGTCTTCGAAGGACGGGACGCGGCGGGCAAGGGCGGCACCATCAAGCGGGTCGCCGAACACCTCAACCCTCGAGTCGCCCGGACCGTGGCTCTGCCCAAGCCGACCGAGCGTGAACGCGGCCAGTGGTACTTCCAGCGTTACGTCGAGCATCTGCCGGCTGCCGGTGAGATCGCGTTGTTCGACCGGAGCTGGTACAACCGCGCCGGTGTCGAGCACGTGATGGGCTTCTGCACCAAGGAGGAGTACCAACTCTTCCTCCGCCAATGCCCCGTGTTCGAGCGCATGCTCATCGAGGACGGCGTCCTGCTGCGCAAGTACTGGTTCTCGGTGAGCGACGCCGTGCAGCAGGAGCGGTTCAGCCGGCGGCTGGAGGATCCGACGCGGCGGTGGAAGCTGTCCCCGATGGATCTCGAGTCGATCAGTCGGTGGGAGGCCTACTCCCGGGCCAAGGACCAGATGCTGGTGCACACCGACACCTCGGACGCGCCGTGGTTCGTGGTGGAGAGTGATGACAAGCGCAGGGCGCGACTGAACATGATCGCCCACCTTCTGGAATCCGTTCCCTACCACGAGGTGCCACCGCCGGTGCTCGAGCTGCCGCCCCGGCCCGCGTCGACCGGCTACGAACGCCCACCGCGTGACCTGCAGACATACGTCCCCGACCACGCGGCGGGCATCTGA